One genomic region from Sphingobacterium multivorum encodes:
- a CDS encoding RluA family pseudouridine synthase: MQTSLFGGKAADNMDNNTYFHKFKQDISAIELPTRFTFPFCYEPHPLAVIAAKELQYYIETQDDWTHNFGLDSAVEGLAIGKMFGVLVVRNSKNELGYLAAVSGKLAGSNKHRYFVPPIFDMLEENSFFLHEEVHLNALNRKIETLENSEELANTQRNLGRLKNEWDKSLDELKSKLRIQKKERKEIRTKMKVSLSDADYELLMEDMRSQSLKDKQQLQRFQYDMHLALETESNHLQQLLATIAALKEERKMRSGNLQKQLFEQYNFHNANGQHKNVVDIFHEFDHITPPAGSGECAAPKLLQYAYENQFSPIALAEFWWGCSPASEIRRHKNYYPACRKKCEPILGYMLQGLVVDPNPMQQETTLDITLPQIYEDEDIIIINKPAEFLSVPGIYVKDSVYTRILQRYPSAGPIIIHRLDMSTSGLLVVAKNKEAHKFIQDQFIQHTIKKTYIALLDGIIEAPSGLIDLPLRVDLDDRPRQMVCYTYGKPAQTKWEKIAIENNQTRVRFYPLTGRTHQLRMHAVHPSGLNTPIVGDDLYGRKANRLHLHAASITFIHPRFKQEMTFEIAPDF; encoded by the coding sequence TTGCAGACATCTTTATTTGGAGGGAAAGCTGCGGACAACATGGACAACAATACATATTTTCACAAATTCAAACAGGATATTTCAGCAATTGAACTTCCAACACGGTTTACCTTCCCATTTTGTTATGAACCGCACCCTCTTGCCGTGATCGCTGCAAAAGAACTCCAATATTACATCGAAACACAAGACGATTGGACCCACAATTTTGGCCTGGACTCCGCCGTGGAGGGCCTCGCTATTGGAAAAATGTTCGGTGTGCTGGTTGTCAGAAACTCGAAGAACGAGCTTGGCTACCTTGCGGCCGTTTCAGGGAAACTGGCCGGAAGCAACAAGCACCGGTATTTTGTACCGCCAATCTTCGATATGTTGGAAGAAAACAGTTTTTTTCTACACGAAGAGGTACATCTCAATGCGCTGAACCGCAAAATAGAAACGCTTGAAAACAGTGAAGAGCTAGCAAACACGCAGCGTAATCTTGGCCGTTTAAAAAACGAATGGGATAAATCCCTCGATGAGTTAAAATCGAAATTAAGGATCCAAAAGAAGGAACGAAAAGAAATCCGTACGAAAATGAAGGTCAGTTTGTCCGATGCGGATTATGAATTATTGATGGAAGACATGCGAAGCCAGAGTTTAAAAGACAAACAACAGCTTCAGCGCTTTCAATATGACATGCATTTGGCCCTGGAAACGGAAAGCAACCATCTCCAACAATTGCTTGCTACGATTGCCGCTCTAAAAGAGGAACGCAAAATGCGCTCAGGTAATCTGCAAAAACAGCTTTTCGAACAATATAATTTTCATAATGCAAACGGACAACACAAGAATGTCGTCGATATATTCCATGAATTTGACCATATAACTCCGCCTGCAGGATCGGGGGAATGCGCTGCACCAAAACTGCTGCAATATGCGTATGAAAACCAATTCTCCCCCATTGCTTTGGCTGAATTTTGGTGGGGCTGCTCCCCTGCATCTGAAATACGCAGGCACAAAAACTACTATCCGGCATGCCGCAAAAAATGTGAACCGATTTTAGGGTATATGCTGCAAGGCTTGGTCGTAGATCCGAATCCCATGCAGCAGGAAACGACCTTGGATATCACACTTCCCCAAATTTACGAAGATGAAGATATCATCATCATCAACAAACCGGCCGAATTTCTCTCTGTACCAGGAATATATGTCAAGGATTCGGTCTACACCCGCATTCTCCAACGCTACCCAAGTGCAGGACCGATTATTATCCACCGCCTGGACATGTCAACATCCGGCCTGCTGGTTGTTGCCAAAAACAAAGAGGCGCATAAATTTATTCAAGATCAATTTATACAACATACCATCAAAAAAACATACATTGCCTTGCTTGATGGTATTATCGAGGCTCCCTCCGGCTTGATCGACCTTCCACTTCGCGTCGATCTGGATGATCGCCCCCGACAAATGGTCTGCTACACCTATGGTAAACCGGCGCAGACAAAATGGGAAAAAATTGCAATAGAGAATAATCAAACACGGGTCAGGTTTTATCCCTTGACGGGCCGAACCCACCAGCTTCGCATGCATGCGGTGCACCCCAGTGGGTTAAATACGCCTATCGTTGGTGACGATCTCTATGGCAGAAAGGCCAATAGATTACACCTCCACGCGGCTTCAATTACCTTTATTCATCCACGTTTCAAGCAAGAAATGACCTTCGAAATCGCGCCAGATTTTTAA
- a CDS encoding glycogen synthase, giving the protein MNVFHLSVECYPVAKVGGLADVVGALPKYQTKLGWEAAVVMPWYDRPFVRDHAFSLVHEGTFYQGSELLRYGVYKEDQQVLGFELYLIKIPGKLDRQEVYCYPDEGEQFIAFQHAVLAWFKDKAIVPDIVHCHDHHVGLMPFLMKYSNDYNFLADVKTVATVHNGQYQGWTHWSKAILLPAFDSWKWGLLDWDGLINPLAALIKCCDAYTTVSEGYLEELYVEANGLQQLFYDERNKSVGIVNGIDWEIWDPKIDYTLLENYDAVQAFAGKLKNKEALAKQYKINPDRPLLVFIGRFATEKGADLLPEIILDLTEKYRDRLSIFILGAGDPVIQSRVKSLVDDGIDNFDVFFGYDENLAHWLYASADFLLMPSRVEPCGLNQLYAMKYGTLPIVHRVGGLKDTVIDLKNDGYGIGFDSLTITEISAAIVRAINFYDSKKQFEENQRKMMHLDFSWDKSAAKYISLYNQLM; this is encoded by the coding sequence ATGAACGTATTTCACTTGAGTGTAGAATGTTATCCCGTGGCCAAAGTGGGTGGCCTCGCGGATGTCGTGGGGGCACTGCCTAAATACCAAACCAAGCTGGGCTGGGAGGCAGCGGTTGTCATGCCCTGGTATGATCGTCCTTTTGTAAGGGATCATGCTTTTAGCTTAGTTCATGAAGGTACTTTTTATCAAGGATCTGAATTGCTGCGCTACGGCGTTTATAAGGAAGATCAACAGGTCCTTGGTTTTGAACTCTACCTGATTAAGATTCCAGGTAAACTCGATCGGCAGGAGGTATATTGTTATCCGGATGAAGGTGAGCAATTTATCGCCTTTCAACATGCTGTGTTGGCGTGGTTTAAGGATAAAGCGATAGTACCTGATATAGTGCATTGCCACGATCATCATGTCGGTTTGATGCCTTTTTTGATGAAGTATAGCAATGACTATAATTTTCTGGCCGACGTTAAAACGGTAGCCACCGTGCACAATGGGCAGTATCAGGGCTGGACACATTGGAGCAAAGCTATTCTGTTGCCGGCTTTCGATAGTTGGAAATGGGGATTATTGGACTGGGATGGTTTAATTAATCCGCTTGCAGCCCTCATTAAATGTTGCGATGCCTACACAACGGTCTCTGAAGGATATCTGGAAGAGCTTTATGTGGAAGCCAATGGTTTACAGCAGTTATTTTATGATGAACGGAATAAATCCGTTGGTATTGTCAATGGAATTGACTGGGAAATCTGGGATCCCAAAATTGATTATACTTTGCTGGAAAACTACGATGCTGTACAAGCTTTTGCTGGCAAGTTGAAAAATAAGGAGGCTTTGGCGAAGCAGTATAAGATCAATCCAGATCGACCATTGCTTGTTTTTATCGGCCGATTTGCAACAGAAAAGGGAGCAGATTTACTACCGGAGATAATTTTGGATTTGACGGAGAAATATCGCGATAGATTAAGTATATTTATACTGGGTGCCGGAGACCCAGTGATCCAGTCGCGAGTGAAATCACTCGTCGATGATGGAATAGATAATTTTGATGTGTTCTTTGGTTATGATGAAAATCTTGCCCATTGGCTTTATGCCAGTGCGGATTTTCTTTTAATGCCTTCCCGCGTTGAGCCCTGTGGGCTTAATCAGCTCTATGCAATGAAGTACGGTACATTGCCGATCGTGCATCGGGTGGGGGGATTAAAAGATACGGTAATCGATCTGAAAAATGATGGCTACGGTATAGGTTTTGATAGTCTGACAATCACTGAAATTAGTGCAGCGATTGTCCGGGCTATAAATTTTTACGACAGTAAAAAGCAGTTTGAGGAGAATCAACGTAAAATGATGCATTTGGATTTTTCTTGGGATAAATCTGCAGCGAAGTATATAAGTCTATATAACCAATTAATGTAA
- a CDS encoding Dps family protein, producing the protein MKTSIGIKDADLKKVAKLLNVLLADEHIVYMKTRNAHWNVEGADFHAAHLFLESQYDELAEVIDEVAERVRTLGHYAVGTFDKYLKLTRLTESTSEKTDSQSYYKELLADHEAIAMSIRADISVVEGTADNGTEDFLVGLLEKHEKMAWMLRAHFVK; encoded by the coding sequence ATGAAAACTTCAATTGGAATTAAAGATGCGGACTTGAAAAAAGTTGCAAAGTTGCTAAATGTGCTGTTGGCAGATGAACACATTGTCTACATGAAAACGCGCAACGCGCATTGGAATGTGGAAGGTGCGGATTTTCATGCTGCTCACTTATTTTTGGAATCACAATACGATGAACTAGCTGAAGTGATCGATGAAGTAGCAGAACGTGTACGTACTTTAGGGCATTATGCAGTAGGTACCTTTGATAAATATTTGAAATTGACTCGCTTGACGGAGTCTACCTCAGAAAAGACCGACAGCCAGTCTTATTATAAGGAACTGTTGGCTGATCATGAGGCCATAGCGATGTCAATTCGCGCCGACATTTCTGTGGTCGAAGGTACAGCCGACAATGGTACAGAGGACTTTTTGGTCGGACTATTGGAAAAGCATGAAAAGATGGCCTGGATGCTTCGTGCGCATTTTGTTAAGTAA
- the glgB gene encoding 1,4-alpha-glucan branching protein GlgB, with product MTNEVIPHSLFSEFDVALFQSGKHFKLYEKFGSHELEVNGEKGVYFAVWAPNAKSVFVTGNFNFWDKARHALYVRWDGSGIWEGFIPGLGNGEAYKYVIETYTGEQLEKGDPFAFQWEIAPKTASIVHSTWYEWQDKQWMQERAVKNRLDQPWSVYEVHLGSWSRDPESPDTLLNYREIAVALVSYVKEMNFTHVEFMPLMEHPYYPSWGYQITGYFAASSRYGSAQDLMYLIEELHAAGIGVLLDWVPSHFPGDAHGLYRFDGTSLYEHEDPRKGFHPDWQSYIFNYGRNEVRSFLISNAFYWLDRFHIDGLRVDAVASMLYLDYSRNAGEWIANEFGGNENLEAVQFLKELNEAVYGHFPHVQTIAEESTSWPGVSRPTYAGGLGFGMKWMMGWMHDTLDYFKEDPINRSYHHDRLTFATVYAFHENFMLPLSHDEVVYGKHSLIYKMPGDEWQKFANLRALYLFMYTFSGTKLLFMGGEFGQTSEWNVNQSLDWHLLEFAPHQGMKQFVADLNTVYRSQPSLYQKAFDAAGFEWIDAGDRENSIVVYWRKGFDAWDDTVVVLNLTPVVREHFRIGLPYAGEWEVVLNSDDLNYFGSGVHHPAVHSEHLHWMNQVQSAQLHLPPLGGYILKRKKVVKEANPIKQGERIPV from the coding sequence ATGACCAATGAAGTAATTCCGCATAGTCTATTTTCTGAATTTGATGTCGCCTTATTCCAGTCGGGTAAGCACTTCAAATTATACGAAAAGTTCGGTTCACACGAGCTGGAAGTCAATGGTGAAAAAGGCGTTTATTTTGCGGTTTGGGCTCCGAATGCAAAATCGGTCTTTGTAACCGGCAACTTCAATTTTTGGGATAAAGCGCGTCACGCGCTCTATGTGCGCTGGGATGGTAGCGGAATCTGGGAGGGATTTATTCCGGGGCTTGGCAATGGGGAGGCGTATAAGTATGTTATTGAGACTTATACTGGCGAACAACTTGAAAAAGGAGACCCCTTTGCTTTTCAGTGGGAGATCGCGCCAAAGACTGCTTCCATTGTTCATTCGACTTGGTACGAGTGGCAGGATAAGCAATGGATGCAGGAAAGGGCTGTTAAAAACAGGCTGGATCAACCATGGTCTGTCTATGAAGTGCATTTAGGATCTTGGTCGCGGGATCCCGAAAGTCCGGATACTTTGCTCAACTACCGCGAAATCGCTGTGGCGCTCGTATCCTATGTGAAGGAGATGAATTTTACCCATGTAGAATTTATGCCCCTGATGGAACATCCCTATTACCCTTCTTGGGGATACCAGATAACGGGATATTTTGCCGCGAGTTCACGCTACGGATCGGCACAAGATCTCATGTATCTGATTGAGGAGCTGCATGCCGCCGGGATAGGTGTATTGTTAGATTGGGTTCCTTCGCATTTTCCAGGTGACGCACATGGTCTTTATCGTTTTGATGGCACGAGCTTATACGAGCATGAAGATCCCCGTAAAGGGTTTCATCCCGATTGGCAATCCTATATTTTCAACTACGGACGTAATGAAGTGCGCTCTTTTTTGATCAGTAATGCATTTTATTGGTTGGATCGTTTTCATATTGATGGACTTCGGGTCGATGCGGTAGCTTCTATGCTCTATTTGGATTATAGTCGAAACGCAGGCGAGTGGATTGCCAATGAATTTGGTGGAAATGAAAATCTCGAAGCAGTACAATTTTTAAAAGAGCTGAATGAGGCCGTTTACGGACATTTCCCGCATGTGCAGACCATCGCGGAAGAATCGACTTCCTGGCCAGGTGTCAGTCGCCCAACCTATGCTGGTGGATTGGGTTTCGGAATGAAATGGATGATGGGCTGGATGCATGACACATTGGATTATTTTAAAGAGGATCCGATTAATCGCAGCTATCATCATGATCGACTGACCTTTGCGACAGTATATGCTTTCCATGAAAATTTTATGCTACCGCTGTCACATGATGAGGTTGTTTACGGAAAGCATTCATTAATTTATAAGATGCCGGGCGATGAATGGCAAAAGTTTGCCAACCTGCGGGCATTGTATCTCTTTATGTATACTTTTTCGGGAACAAAATTGCTGTTTATGGGCGGAGAATTTGGGCAAACTTCGGAGTGGAATGTAAACCAATCGCTTGATTGGCATCTTTTGGAGTTTGCGCCACATCAGGGTATGAAGCAATTTGTAGCCGACCTGAATACGGTTTATAGGAGCCAACCAAGTCTTTACCAGAAGGCTTTTGACGCCGCTGGATTTGAATGGATAGATGCTGGTGATCGCGAAAATTCAATTGTCGTCTATTGGCGAAAGGGATTTGACGCCTGGGATGATACGGTCGTTGTACTTAACTTAACGCCTGTTGTTCGGGAACATTTTCGTATTGGTTTACCTTATGCCGGTGAATGGGAAGTAGTTTTGAATTCAGACGATTTGAACTATTTTGGTTCAGGTGTACATCATCCGGCCGTCCATAGTGAGCACCTGCATTGGATGAATCAAGTGCAATCGGCACAGCTTCATTTGCCTCCGCTGGGCGGATATATTTTAAAAAGAAAGAAAGTGGTGAAGGAGGCTAATCCAATTAAACAAGGCGAGCGTATCCCTGTGTAA
- a CDS encoding zinc-dependent peptidase, with protein sequence MLGKLFIILLIPVTIYVVYYLLNRTAKNSKAIKRVLSDEGKEILEKEVAYYRNLSDVDKMEFETRCLKFLDTVKIEGVGVAVELKDYMMIAASAIIPIFAFKKWTYPNLTNIMVYPSQFNTAYEFEGHADRNIMGMVGEGAMNGQMILSKSALEYGFRNPKDGQNTAIHEFVHLIDKTDGTVDGIPTHLMDKTSVIPFMNLIREEIAKIKANKSDIDVYGMTNPAEFFAVASEYFFEDPAKFKSHHPELYKALSEIFEQS encoded by the coding sequence ATGTTAGGAAAACTATTTATTATACTGCTTATACCAGTAACCATTTATGTTGTTTATTACCTGTTAAATCGTACGGCCAAAAACAGCAAAGCCATTAAACGTGTACTAAGCGACGAAGGAAAGGAAATTCTGGAAAAAGAAGTTGCCTATTACCGCAATCTGTCCGATGTGGATAAAATGGAATTTGAAACCCGCTGTTTAAAATTTTTGGATACAGTTAAAATTGAAGGTGTGGGCGTAGCGGTTGAGTTGAAAGATTATATGATGATTGCCGCCAGTGCAATTATCCCAATATTTGCCTTTAAGAAATGGACTTATCCCAATTTGACCAATATTATGGTTTATCCTTCCCAGTTCAATACGGCATATGAATTTGAAGGCCATGCTGACCGCAATATTATGGGGATGGTGGGTGAGGGAGCCATGAACGGACAAATGATATTGTCCAAATCGGCATTGGAGTATGGCTTTAGGAATCCAAAGGATGGACAGAATACAGCAATACACGAATTTGTACACTTGATCGATAAAACCGATGGTACCGTGGATGGCATTCCTACACATTTGATGGATAAAACTTCAGTCATTCCTTTTATGAACCTGATACGGGAAGAAATTGCCAAGATAAAGGCGAATAAATCTGATATTGATGTCTATGGCATGACCAATCCAGCCGAGTTTTTTGCAGTTGCGTCTGAATATTTCTTTGAGGACCCGGCGAAATTCAAGAGCCATCATCCTGAGCTGTATAAAGCACTTTCTGAAATTTTTGAACAAAGTTAG
- a CDS encoding glucose-1-phosphate adenylyltransferase: MSRHNVVAIVLGGGRGSRLYPLTDQRSKPAVPIAGKYRLVDIPISNCLNSGFNKIFVLTQFNSSSLNSHIKNTYNFSIFSKGFVDILAAEQTNDGDKWFEGTADAVRRSFRKLASIDYDYVLILSGDQLYQMDFDALVDFHVENEGDLTIATIPVNAKDATGFGILKSDEKNHITSFIEKPNSEQLVDWSSEVSDHLKGEGREYLASMGIYVFSKGVLKRMLEENRGMDFGKEIIPDAIDTNRVLSYQFEGYWTDIGTIGSFYEANIGLTDNIPAFNLFDKNTVFTRPRMLPPSKISGTTLINSVISDGCIIQADKIDRSVVGVRSRIGTGSVVRGTYMMGSDYYEDLVDMEEAKRKNIPVVGVGERCYIENAILDKNCRIGNDVRINGGPHLLNANHPTYTICDGIVVIKKNAVIPNGTTIGLTSL; the protein is encoded by the coding sequence ATGTCACGTCATAATGTAGTAGCTATCGTCTTGGGCGGAGGAAGGGGCTCACGTCTGTATCCATTGACCGATCAACGGTCTAAGCCAGCAGTTCCCATTGCCGGGAAATATCGCTTGGTGGACATTCCCATCTCGAATTGTCTTAATTCGGGTTTTAACAAGATTTTTGTGTTGACACAATTCAATTCTTCGTCGCTCAACTCCCACATTAAGAATACCTACAACTTTAGTATTTTTAGCAAGGGCTTTGTCGATATTCTGGCTGCTGAACAGACCAACGATGGCGACAAATGGTTCGAGGGTACGGCCGATGCCGTGCGACGATCGTTTCGGAAGCTGGCGAGTATTGATTATGACTATGTACTGATTTTATCAGGGGATCAGCTATATCAAATGGATTTTGATGCCCTGGTTGACTTCCATGTCGAAAACGAAGGCGACCTGACCATTGCCACTATACCAGTAAACGCCAAAGATGCCACCGGTTTTGGTATACTGAAATCGGATGAAAAGAATCATATTACCTCTTTTATCGAGAAGCCGAATAGCGAGCAGCTCGTAGACTGGAGTTCAGAAGTGAGCGATCATTTAAAGGGTGAGGGCAGGGAATACCTGGCTTCTATGGGTATTTATGTTTTTTCAAAAGGCGTCCTGAAACGTATGCTTGAAGAGAATCGCGGAATGGATTTTGGAAAAGAAATTATTCCCGATGCCATTGATACAAATAGAGTACTTAGCTATCAATTTGAGGGTTATTGGACAGACATTGGTACCATAGGATCTTTCTATGAAGCCAACATTGGTCTGACCGATAATATTCCGGCCTTCAATCTGTTTGATAAAAATACGGTTTTCACCCGTCCAAGGATGTTGCCGCCTTCTAAGATTTCGGGTACAACATTAATTAATTCGGTCATTTCGGATGGCTGTATTATCCAAGCGGATAAAATAGACCGTTCCGTCGTGGGTGTTCGTTCACGGATTGGTACAGGATCTGTGGTACGCGGCACCTATATGATGGGGTCAGACTATTATGAGGATCTTGTCGATATGGAGGAAGCAAAGCGCAAAAATATACCTGTGGTTGGTGTTGGCGAACGGTGTTATATTGAGAATGCTATTTTGGATAAAAATTGCCGTATCGGCAACGATGTCCGGATCAATGGTGGACCCCATTTGTTGAACGCTAATCATCCCACCTATACCATTTGTGACGGCATTGTTGTCATCAAAAAAAATGCTGTTATTCCAAACGGAACAACAATAGGATTGACAAGCCTATAA
- a CDS encoding glycoside hydrolase family 31 protein, translating to MLEDDNLNQTTLHEEENDGTLESMHHVNNPVLDLPKIEKKYLETIVAHNQNDKSYYFSDGKAKVEIKIVTDEIVRVRLAPQGTFLEDFSYALAKKDHRVSIHQCKEETDHYLVHTNTISCKINKNDFLISFSDRSGKLFNADLAPMHWEENPDFGGYYVYSTKVAFENEAFYGLGDKATKLNLRGKRLKNWNSDTYAFAYDQDPLYKTIPFYIGLKDGEAYGIFFDNTFKTYFDFAAEDPGKTSFWSEGGELQYYYIHGPHIIDVIRRYHTLTGTHYLPPLWAIGYHQCRWSYYPEANVRKVAEEFRKRQIPCDAIYLDIDYMEGYRCFTWNKQYFPNPKNMISDLANDGFKTVVMIDPGIKVDENYWVFREGKENRYFCRRGDDYFMEGFVWPGRCQFPDFTNPEVRQWWGTLYQGLVEDGVAGFWNDMNEPAVFGRGTFPDDVRHQYDGHRGSHRKAHNIYGMQMVRATYDGLKKLYKNKRPFTITRAAYAGTQRYSSVWTGDNLASWEHLKLGTLQLQRLSTSGMSFCGTDIGGFTGEPDGELFTRWMQFGVFSPFMRVHSAGDTRDREPWSFGEDWEKINRKFIELRYKLLPYIYTCFWEQTKYGFPILRPISMVEQHIPTNWQREEEFCFGDKILVSPVLQPGQKSKIVYLPEGTWFYYFNNETYVGGKEHTVPTPIDEMPIFIRGGSVIPEYPVMQYTGEKKIEELQLNVYFAEGVTRSYVYSDHGDTFAYEQDIYLEKCFTVSGLKESLSIKQTQDGLFTERYEEYKLQLIGLPFQVKKVKTDGIETKVQVDDKGRYWINVAREFDNILIEG from the coding sequence ATGCTTGAAGACGACAACCTAAATCAAACCACACTACATGAGGAGGAAAATGATGGTACTTTGGAGAGTATGCATCATGTGAATAATCCGGTATTGGATTTACCTAAAATTGAAAAGAAATACCTTGAAACCATAGTAGCCCACAATCAAAACGATAAGTCTTATTATTTTTCGGATGGCAAAGCCAAGGTAGAAATTAAGATCGTAACGGATGAGATCGTGAGGGTACGGCTGGCTCCGCAAGGCACTTTTTTGGAGGATTTTTCGTATGCCCTGGCCAAGAAAGATCACCGCGTTAGTATACATCAATGCAAGGAAGAAACAGATCATTATCTGGTCCATACCAATACAATTTCCTGTAAGATCAATAAGAATGATTTTTTGATTTCTTTTTCTGATCGCTCGGGTAAACTGTTTAACGCTGATTTGGCACCCATGCACTGGGAGGAGAATCCAGATTTTGGCGGCTACTATGTATATAGCACAAAAGTGGCCTTTGAAAATGAAGCTTTTTATGGACTGGGGGACAAGGCCACTAAATTGAACCTGAGAGGTAAAAGACTTAAAAACTGGAATTCAGACACTTATGCTTTTGCTTACGATCAGGATCCACTTTATAAAACTATTCCGTTTTATATTGGTTTAAAAGATGGTGAAGCCTACGGCATATTCTTCGACAATACTTTTAAAACGTATTTTGATTTTGCCGCGGAAGATCCGGGAAAAACAAGTTTTTGGTCCGAAGGAGGGGAACTGCAGTACTACTACATCCATGGTCCACATATTATCGACGTTATCCGTCGCTATCATACGCTGACAGGTACGCATTACCTGCCACCGCTGTGGGCAATTGGTTACCATCAGTGTCGCTGGAGTTATTATCCCGAAGCGAATGTCCGGAAGGTTGCTGAGGAGTTTCGGAAGCGACAGATCCCCTGTGATGCGATTTATCTTGATATCGATTACATGGAAGGATACCGTTGTTTTACCTGGAACAAGCAGTATTTTCCCAATCCTAAGAATATGATCAGCGATTTGGCCAATGATGGCTTTAAAACGGTGGTGATGATCGATCCGGGCATCAAGGTTGATGAGAACTACTGGGTGTTCAGGGAAGGAAAGGAAAATAGGTATTTCTGTCGCCGCGGGGATGATTATTTTATGGAAGGATTTGTGTGGCCGGGACGTTGTCAATTTCCTGATTTTACCAATCCGGAGGTTCGTCAATGGTGGGGCACCTTATACCAGGGGCTTGTGGAAGATGGCGTGGCTGGCTTTTGGAACGATATGAATGAACCGGCCGTATTTGGCCGCGGAACATTCCCCGACGATGTACGTCACCAATACGACGGCCATCGGGGTTCGCATCGTAAGGCACATAATATCTACGGCATGCAGATGGTCCGGGCAACCTATGATGGTTTAAAGAAATTGTATAAAAATAAACGGCCATTTACCATCACGCGAGCGGCTTATGCGGGTACGCAGCGCTATTCTTCGGTCTGGACCGGCGATAATTTGGCCAGTTGGGAACACCTCAAGTTGGGAACCTTGCAGTTACAGCGTTTGTCGACTTCGGGCATGTCCTTTTGTGGAACGGATATCGGTGGGTTTACGGGTGAACCCGACGGTGAGTTATTTACGCGATGGATGCAATTTGGTGTTTTCTCGCCCTTTATGCGTGTGCATTCCGCTGGCGATACCCGCGACCGGGAGCCTTGGAGTTTTGGGGAGGATTGGGAAAAGATCAATCGGAAATTTATCGAACTCCGTTATAAGTTGTTGCCGTATATCTATACCTGTTTTTGGGAGCAAACGAAGTATGGTTTTCCCATATTACGTCCGATTTCCATGGTCGAACAGCATATACCGACCAATTGGCAACGTGAGGAAGAATTCTGTTTTGGGGATAAAATATTGGTATCCCCGGTATTGCAGCCGGGGCAAAAAAGTAAGATTGTCTATCTGCCTGAAGGTACTTGGTTCTATTATTTCAATAATGAAACCTACGTGGGCGGTAAAGAACATACTGTTCCTACGCCGATTGATGAGATGCCGATTTTCATTCGTGGAGGATCTGTTATCCCCGAATATCCAGTGATGCAATACACTGGTGAAAAGAAGATTGAGGAGCTGCAGCTCAATGTTTACTTCGCTGAAGGTGTAACCCGTTCGTATGTGTATTCGGATCATGGCGACACCTTTGCGTATGAGCAGGATATTTATCTTGAAAAATGCTTTACCGTATCGGGGCTCAAAGAATCCCTGTCGATTAAACAGACGCAAGATGGGCTTTTTACGGAGCGATATGAGGAATATAAATTACAGTTAATCGGCTTGCCTTTTCAGGTTAAGAAGGTTAAGACCGATGGTATTGAAACAAAAGTACAAGTAGATGATAAGGGGCGGTATTGGATTAATGTCGCACGAGAATTTGATAACATATTGATAGAAGGTTAA